A region of Moorena producens PAL-8-15-08-1 DNA encodes the following proteins:
- a CDS encoding cyclase family protein → MLRNALLVLTMIFIVGLANPSTAQTADYPSLWDKLAELKSHEFVDLTHTFHPQIPHWPGFDPETRTTIYYYDEMIGTKGSGFWAQRYNIPGQWGTHVDPPAHFVRGKRFQDEIPVTEMVLPLVVIDVSDKVTQNTDYQITLEDVQAWEQKYGLVPEGAFVAMRTDWSKAWPSMTKMRNADANGIAHYPGWSAEVLKYLYEERYITASGHEPTDTDPGIATSQGDYSLENYILSQDKYQIELLTNLDQVPEYGAIAIVTFPKPLKGSGFPARVFAIIP, encoded by the coding sequence ATGTTGCGTAACGCTTTGTTGGTCTTAACCATGATTTTCATAGTCGGTTTGGCAAACCCGAGCACTGCCCAAACCGCTGACTACCCCAGTCTTTGGGATAAATTAGCTGAACTAAAGTCCCATGAGTTTGTGGATTTAACCCATACCTTTCATCCCCAGATTCCCCACTGGCCAGGCTTTGATCCTGAAACACGGACTACAATCTACTACTACGATGAGATGATTGGCACCAAGGGGTCTGGATTTTGGGCACAGCGCTATAATATTCCTGGTCAGTGGGGTACCCACGTTGATCCGCCAGCTCATTTCGTCAGGGGTAAACGGTTTCAGGATGAAATCCCGGTCACTGAAATGGTGCTACCCCTGGTGGTAATCGATGTCAGCGACAAGGTCACTCAGAACACCGACTATCAAATTACCCTGGAAGATGTACAAGCTTGGGAACAGAAATATGGTTTGGTGCCAGAAGGGGCATTTGTAGCAATGCGTACGGATTGGTCTAAGGCTTGGCCTAGTATGACCAAAATGCGAAATGCTGATGCTAATGGTATTGCCCATTATCCTGGCTGGAGTGCTGAAGTACTGAAATATCTGTACGAAGAACGCTACATTACTGCTTCCGGTCATGAACCAACTGATACTGACCCTGGAATTGCCACTAGCCAAGGGGACTATTCCCTAGAAAATTATATTCTCAGCCAAGACAAGTATCAGATCGAGTTGCTGACTAACTTGGATCAGGTGCCGGAGTATGGTGCGATCGCAATCGTAACGTTTCCTAAGCCCCTGAAAGGTTCTGGTTTCCCAGCAAGGGTCTTCGCAATTATTCCGTAG
- a CDS encoding secondary thiamine-phosphate synthase enzyme YjbQ has translation MLVKSEIIELKTHEPIAIYNITDYISQLLEVAGVKNGHALVFSRHTTTALAINEYEERLLEDIKVHLDKLAPKDGKYLHNDLHLRIVPPDEPINAHSHLMAMMLNNSEYIPIIDGKLALGTWQSVLFLELDGPRDRTVLIQVSGET, from the coding sequence ATGCTGGTCAAGAGTGAAATAATCGAACTTAAAACCCACGAACCTATAGCCATCTACAATATCACCGATTACATCAGCCAATTACTAGAGGTTGCTGGGGTTAAAAACGGTCATGCTTTAGTTTTTTCCAGACATACAACTACTGCGTTAGCAATTAATGAATACGAAGAACGATTACTCGAAGATATCAAAGTCCATCTAGACAAGCTAGCCCCTAAAGATGGTAAATATCTCCATAATGACCTGCACTTAAGGATTGTACCTCCTGATGAGCCGATCAATGCCCACTCTCACCTAATGGCCATGATGTTAAACAACAGCGAATATATTCCTATTATTGATGGAAAATTAGCTTTGGGCACCTGGCAATCGGTTTTATTCCTTGAATTAGATGGTCCTAGAGACAGAACTGTTTTAATTCAAGTATCTGGTGAAACCTAA